A section of the Pseudomonas flavescens genome encodes:
- a CDS encoding efflux RND transporter permease subunit: protein MNFSQFFIQRPIFAAVLSLIILIGGAISLFQLPISEYPEVVPPTVVVTANFPGANPKVIGETVASPLEQAIVGVEGMLYMSSQANNDGRMTLTITFALGTNLDTAQVQVQNRVTRTMPTLPTEVQRLGVTVDKASPDMTMVVHLTSPDNTYDMLYLSNYAALNIKDELSRLDGVGDVRLFGLGDYSMRVWLDPDKVASRGLTATDVVNAIREQNRQVAAGSLGAPPAAGDNSFQLSINAQGRLVTEEEFENIVIRAGENGEITRLKDIARIELGSEQYALRSLLNNQPAVAMPVFQRPGSNAIAISDAVRQRMAELKESFPQGVDYEIVYDPTIFVRGSIEAVVHTLLEAIVLVVLVVILFLQTWRASIIPLAAVPVSLIGTFAVMHMFGFSLNALSLFGLVLAIGIVVDDAIVVVENVERNIGLGKTPVEATKQAMKEVTGPIVATALVLCAVFIPTAFISGLTGQFYQQFALTIAISTVISAFNSLTLSPALAAVLLKGHDQPKDRFSRGLDRLFGRWLFNPFNRVFDRASNGYVSTVRRVLRGSGIALVVYAGLMGLTYLGFASTPTGFVPPQDKQYLVAFAQLPDAASLDRSEAVIKRMSDIASKHPGVANTVAFPGLSINGFTNSPNSGIVFVTLKGFDERKDPSLSANAIAAELNGKFADIQEAYIAIFPPPPVMGLGTIGGFRVQVQDRANLGYDELYKQTQNIIAKSQQVPELAGLFTSYQVNVPQVEASIDREKAKTHGVDIDQIFDTMQVYLGSLYANDFNRFGRTYQVNVQADQQFRLEADQIGQLKVRNNRGEMIPLSTFVKVSDSAGPDRVMHYNGFITAEINGAAAPGYSSGQAEAAMAKLLKEELPNGMSFEWTELTYQQILAGNTALFVFPLCVLLAFLVLAAQYESWSLPLAVILIVPMTLLSAITGVILAGGDNNIFTQIGLIVLVGLACKNAILIVEFAKEQQEHGLDRVAAVLEACRLRLRPILMTSFAFIMGVVPLVLSSGAGAEMRHAMGVAVFSGMLGVTFFGLLLTPVFYVLIRAFVEKREARKAARLQEVQA, encoded by the coding sequence ATGAACTTTTCCCAGTTCTTCATCCAGCGGCCGATCTTCGCCGCCGTGCTGTCGCTGATCATTCTGATCGGCGGCGCCATCTCGCTGTTCCAGCTGCCGATCAGCGAATACCCGGAAGTGGTGCCGCCCACGGTGGTGGTCACCGCCAACTTCCCGGGTGCCAACCCCAAGGTCATCGGCGAAACCGTGGCCTCGCCGCTGGAGCAAGCCATCGTCGGTGTCGAGGGCATGCTGTACATGTCCTCCCAGGCCAACAATGACGGGCGCATGACGCTGACCATCACCTTTGCCCTGGGTACCAATCTGGATACCGCCCAGGTGCAGGTGCAGAACCGCGTGACGCGCACCATGCCGACCCTGCCCACCGAGGTGCAGCGCCTCGGTGTGACGGTCGACAAGGCTTCGCCGGACATGACCATGGTGGTCCACCTGACGTCGCCGGATAACACCTACGACATGCTCTACCTGTCCAACTACGCCGCGCTGAACATCAAGGACGAGCTGTCGCGCCTGGACGGTGTCGGTGATGTACGGCTGTTCGGGCTGGGTGACTACTCGATGCGCGTCTGGCTCGACCCGGACAAGGTCGCTTCCCGCGGGCTGACTGCCACCGACGTGGTCAACGCCATCCGTGAGCAGAACCGTCAGGTTGCCGCCGGTTCCCTGGGCGCACCGCCCGCCGCGGGTGACAACAGCTTCCAGCTGTCGATCAACGCCCAGGGCCGCCTGGTTACCGAGGAAGAGTTCGAGAACATCGTCATCCGTGCCGGTGAGAATGGCGAGATCACTCGCCTCAAGGACATCGCGCGGATCGAACTGGGCTCCGAGCAGTACGCACTGCGCTCGCTGCTCAACAATCAGCCGGCGGTCGCCATGCCGGTCTTCCAGCGTCCGGGCTCCAACGCCATCGCCATTTCCGATGCGGTGCGTCAGCGCATGGCCGAACTGAAGGAGAGTTTCCCCCAGGGCGTGGACTACGAAATCGTCTACGACCCGACCATCTTCGTACGCGGCTCCATCGAGGCGGTGGTGCACACCCTGCTCGAGGCCATCGTGCTGGTGGTCCTGGTGGTGATCCTGTTCCTGCAGACCTGGCGCGCCTCGATCATTCCCCTGGCCGCCGTGCCGGTGTCGCTGATCGGCACCTTCGCGGTGATGCACATGTTCGGCTTCTCGCTCAACGCCCTGTCGCTGTTCGGCCTGGTGCTGGCCATCGGTATCGTGGTGGACGACGCCATCGTGGTGGTGGAGAACGTCGAGCGCAACATCGGCCTCGGCAAGACGCCGGTCGAAGCCACCAAGCAGGCGATGAAGGAAGTCACCGGCCCCATCGTCGCCACGGCGCTGGTGCTGTGTGCGGTGTTCATCCCTACCGCGTTCATTTCCGGGCTTACCGGACAGTTCTATCAGCAGTTCGCGCTGACCATTGCCATCTCCACGGTGATCTCGGCCTTCAACTCCCTGACCCTGTCGCCGGCCCTGGCTGCCGTACTGCTCAAAGGCCATGACCAGCCGAAGGATCGCTTCTCCCGCGGTCTCGACCGCCTGTTCGGTCGCTGGTTGTTCAACCCCTTCAACCGGGTATTCGACCGAGCCAGCAATGGCTATGTCAGCACCGTACGCCGGGTACTGCGTGGCAGCGGCATCGCGCTGGTGGTGTACGCCGGCTTGATGGGCCTGACCTACCTGGGCTTCGCCAGCACACCGACTGGCTTCGTGCCGCCGCAGGACAAACAGTACCTGGTCGCCTTCGCCCAGTTGCCGGACGCGGCCAGCCTGGATCGCAGCGAAGCGGTGATCAAGCGCATGTCCGACATCGCCTCCAAGCACCCCGGCGTGGCCAACACCGTGGCGTTCCCGGGCCTGTCGATCAACGGCTTCACCAACAGCCCCAACAGCGGCATCGTTTTCGTCACCCTCAAGGGCTTCGACGAGCGCAAGGACCCGTCGCTGAGCGCCAATGCCATCGCCGCCGAACTCAACGGCAAGTTCGCCGATATTCAGGAAGCCTACATCGCCATCTTCCCGCCACCACCGGTGATGGGCCTTGGCACCATTGGCGGCTTCCGCGTACAGGTTCAGGACCGCGCCAACCTGGGCTACGACGAGCTGTACAAACAGACCCAGAACATCATCGCCAAGAGCCAGCAGGTGCCGGAACTGGCCGGGTTGTTCACCAGCTATCAGGTCAACGTGCCGCAGGTGGAAGCCAGCATCGACCGTGAGAAGGCCAAGACCCACGGCGTGGACATCGATCAGATCTTCGACACCATGCAGGTCTACCTGGGCTCGCTGTACGCCAACGACTTCAACCGTTTCGGGCGTACCTATCAGGTCAACGTCCAGGCAGACCAGCAGTTCCGTCTTGAGGCCGATCAGATCGGTCAGTTGAAGGTGCGCAACAACCGTGGCGAGATGATCCCGCTGTCGACCTTCGTGAAGGTCAGCGACAGTGCCGGCCCTGATCGGGTCATGCACTACAACGGCTTCATCACCGCGGAAATCAACGGTGCGGCAGCGCCCGGCTACAGTTCCGGCCAGGCCGAAGCGGCGATGGCCAAGCTGTTGAAGGAAGAGCTGCCCAACGGCATGAGCTTCGAGTGGACCGAGCTGACCTATCAGCAGATCCTCGCCGGCAACACCGCGCTGTTCGTGTTCCCGCTCTGCGTCTTGCTGGCCTTCCTGGTGCTGGCCGCTCAGTACGAAAGCTGGAGCCTGCCGCTGGCGGTGATCCTGATCGTACCGATGACGCTGCTGTCGGCGATCACCGGGGTGATTCTGGCAGGCGGTGACAACAACATCTTCACCCAGATCGGATTGATCGTACTGGTGGGATTGGCGTGCAAGAACGCCATCCTCATCGTCGAATTCGCCAAGGAGCAACAAGAGCATGGCCTCGATCGCGTCGCCGCGGTGCTGGAAGCCTGCCGCCTGCGCTTGCGGCCAATCCTGATGACTAGCTTCGCCTTCATCATGGGCGTGGTGCCGCTGGTACTGTCGAGCGGCGCGGGTGCGGAAATGCGTCATGCCATGGGTGTTGCGGTGTTCAGCGGCATGCTCGGGGTGACCTTCTTCGGCCTGCTGCTGACGCCGGTGTTCTACGTGCTGATTCGGGCGTTCGTGGAAAAGCGCGAAGCCCGCAAGGCAGCCCGTCTGCAGGAGGTGCAGGCATGA
- the mexE gene encoding multidrug efflux RND transporter periplasmic adaptor subunit MexE, which produces MEQPTTRLWPFPLALAATLVLAACGKSEDVAQQQMPAAKVSVAEVIEQPLNEWDEFTGRLEAPESVQVRPRVSGFVDKVSFNEGALVKKGDLLFQIDPRPFQAEVKRLEAQLQQARANQARTVSESRRGERLREGNAISTELADARKTAAQEAQAAVAGIQAELDNARLNLSFTRVTAPIDGRVSRAEVTAGNLVTASESLLTSLVSTDKVYAYFDADERAFLKYTELARQSGHDSRGKSPVYLGLSNEDGNPHLGQLDFLDNQVNPRTGTIRGRAVFDNADGRFTPGLYARLKLVGSDTYDATLIQDVAVGTDLGKKFVLVLGADNKVVYRSVQLGPKLEGLRIVRDGLAKGERVVVNGLQRAIPGSTVDPQAVPMADEKTLAALERQRRAVASARAERSDEPLKVSLK; this is translated from the coding sequence ATGGAACAGCCCACTACCCGGCTCTGGCCCTTCCCTCTTGCTCTCGCCGCGACGCTGGTGCTCGCCGCTTGCGGCAAGAGCGAGGATGTGGCGCAACAGCAGATGCCCGCGGCGAAAGTCAGCGTGGCCGAAGTCATCGAACAGCCACTCAACGAGTGGGATGAGTTCACCGGTCGCCTCGAGGCCCCTGAATCCGTGCAAGTCCGCCCCCGTGTGTCGGGCTTCGTCGACAAGGTGAGCTTCAATGAAGGCGCCCTGGTGAAGAAAGGCGATCTGCTGTTCCAGATCGATCCGCGCCCCTTCCAGGCCGAAGTCAAACGCCTCGAAGCGCAACTGCAGCAAGCCCGTGCCAATCAGGCTCGTACGGTCAGTGAATCACGCCGTGGCGAACGCCTGCGTGAAGGCAATGCGATCTCCACCGAGCTGGCCGATGCGCGCAAGACCGCAGCCCAGGAGGCCCAGGCCGCCGTGGCCGGGATTCAGGCCGAGCTCGACAACGCCCGCCTGAACCTCAGTTTCACCCGCGTGACCGCGCCTATCGACGGTCGCGTCAGTCGCGCCGAAGTCACTGCCGGCAACCTGGTCACCGCCAGTGAGTCGCTGCTGACTTCGCTGGTGTCCACCGACAAGGTGTATGCCTACTTCGACGCCGACGAGCGTGCCTTTCTCAAGTACACCGAGTTGGCCCGCCAGTCCGGCCACGACAGCCGTGGCAAGAGCCCTGTGTATCTGGGGCTGTCGAACGAAGACGGCAACCCCCATCTGGGCCAGCTGGACTTCCTCGACAACCAGGTCAACCCGCGTACCGGCACCATCCGTGGCCGCGCGGTGTTCGATAACGCAGACGGTCGCTTCACCCCGGGCCTGTATGCGCGTTTGAAACTGGTCGGTAGCGATACCTACGACGCCACCCTGATTCAGGATGTCGCCGTCGGTACCGATCTCGGCAAGAAATTCGTGCTGGTGCTCGGCGCCGACAACAAGGTCGTCTACCGCTCCGTGCAGTTGGGGCCGAAGCTCGAAGGTCTGCGCATCGTCCGTGACGGCCTGGCCAAGGGCGAACGTGTGGTGGTCAACGGTCTGCAGCGGGCGATCCCGGGCAGTACCGTGGATCCGCAGGCCGTGCCGATGGCCGACGAGAAAACCCTTGCGGCTCTGGAACGTCAGCGTCGAGCGGTGGCTTCGGCCCGCGCCGAGCGCAGTGACGAGCCGCTGAAGGTCAGCCTCAAGTAA
- a CDS encoding TRAP transporter substrate-binding protein, which produces MFKKIAVAAACALTLTSYTAHAQEATLVIKLSHVVADDTPKGQGALMFQRLVDQRLEGKVKVEVYPNSSLYGDANELEALRNNDVQMLAPSLAKFDKYTKQLQVFDLPFMFDDLEAVNRFQKRAKGRQLLRSMEDQNIVGLAYWHNGMKQMSATKALRLPTDASGLTFRIQNSNVLDAQFAQLGAKSAKLPFAEVYKALQSGQVQGAENPWSNLYSQRLHEVQPFITETNHGVLDYMLISNARFWYGIPHQIRTELEAIIDEVTYAVNRQAEEANLADRRRIEASGKSQIITLTPEQREAWREAMRPVWQQFEGEIGSDVIKAAQLVNRKH; this is translated from the coding sequence ATGTTCAAAAAGATCGCCGTTGCGGCCGCCTGCGCCCTGACGCTCACCTCCTACACTGCCCATGCCCAAGAAGCCACATTGGTGATCAAGCTCTCCCATGTGGTGGCTGACGACACGCCAAAAGGCCAGGGAGCGTTGATGTTTCAGCGCCTGGTCGACCAGCGCCTGGAAGGCAAGGTCAAGGTCGAGGTCTACCCCAACTCGTCCCTGTATGGCGACGCCAACGAGCTGGAAGCGCTGCGCAACAACGACGTGCAGATGCTGGCCCCGTCGCTGGCCAAGTTCGACAAGTACACCAAGCAGCTTCAGGTGTTCGACCTGCCGTTCATGTTCGACGACCTGGAAGCGGTCAACCGCTTTCAGAAGCGCGCCAAGGGCCGCCAGCTACTGCGCTCGATGGAAGATCAGAACATCGTGGGTCTGGCCTATTGGCACAACGGCATGAAGCAGATGTCGGCAACCAAGGCCCTGCGCCTGCCGACCGATGCCTCGGGCCTGACCTTCCGGATCCAGAACTCCAATGTACTCGACGCGCAGTTCGCCCAGCTGGGCGCCAAATCGGCGAAGCTGCCGTTCGCCGAGGTCTACAAGGCGCTGCAGAGCGGTCAGGTACAGGGTGCCGAGAACCCCTGGTCGAACCTCTACAGCCAGCGCCTGCACGAAGTTCAGCCGTTCATCACCGAGACCAATCACGGTGTGCTCGACTACATGCTGATCAGCAATGCGCGCTTCTGGTACGGCATTCCCCACCAGATTCGCACCGAGCTCGAAGCCATCATCGACGAGGTTACCTACGCGGTGAATCGCCAGGCAGAAGAAGCCAACCTGGCCGATCGCCGTCGCATCGAGGCCTCCGGCAAGAGCCAGATCATCACCCTCACGCCGGAACAGCGTGAAGCCTGGCGCGAAGCCATGCGCCCGGTATGGCAGCAGTTCGAAGGCGAGATCGGCAGCGACGTGATCAAGGCGGCGCAGTTGGTCAACCGCAAGCATTGA
- a CDS encoding efflux transporter outer membrane subunit produces MKSLIDKVPRSLLLSALTLALSACAVGPDYRAPDSAAVTSAQSAGGGYDTSRFETQWWQQFEDPTLSQLVQQSQQDNRELRVAYARLRAARSIRDDVANDRLPTVTSRASSEIGKAQQPGVTEERVNAERYDLGLDMAWELDLFGRIQRQLEASEAQIDVAQADYQQLQVSLIAELVDAYGTLRGAQLRERIARDDLDNQRSSRDIIERRREVGMGSELDVLRSDARLAATEATVPRLQAEQVRARNRIATLLGQRPDQLSVDLAPRPLPAISKALPIGDPGELLRRRPDIRAAERELAAATAQVGVATADLFPRVSLSGFLGFTAGRGSQLGSSAARAWSVAPTISWAAFDLGSVRARLRGAEADADGALAGYEQQVLLALEESENAFSDYGKRQERLLALVRQSEASRAAAAQAGLQYREGTADFLVLLDAERERLAAEDSQAQAEVELYQGIVAIYKALGGGWQPAS; encoded by the coding sequence ATGAAATCGCTGATCGATAAGGTGCCGCGCAGCCTGCTGCTCAGCGCCCTGACGCTTGCCCTGAGTGCCTGTGCGGTCGGCCCGGATTATCGGGCACCGGACAGCGCCGCCGTGACCTCGGCGCAGAGCGCCGGTGGCGGCTATGACACCAGCCGTTTCGAAACCCAATGGTGGCAGCAGTTCGAAGATCCGACCCTGAGCCAACTGGTGCAGCAGTCGCAGCAGGACAACCGCGAACTGCGCGTGGCTTATGCCCGACTGCGCGCCGCCCGGTCCATCCGTGACGATGTCGCCAATGACCGGCTGCCTACCGTGACCAGCCGAGCCAGCAGCGAAATCGGCAAGGCCCAGCAACCTGGGGTGACCGAGGAACGCGTCAATGCCGAGCGCTATGACCTGGGCCTGGACATGGCCTGGGAACTCGATCTGTTCGGCCGAATTCAGCGACAGCTGGAAGCCAGCGAGGCGCAGATCGATGTCGCCCAGGCCGACTATCAGCAACTGCAGGTCAGCCTGATCGCCGAGCTGGTGGATGCCTACGGCACGCTGCGTGGCGCGCAACTGCGTGAACGTATCGCCCGTGACGACCTGGACAACCAGCGCTCGTCGCGGGACATCATCGAGCGACGTCGCGAAGTGGGTATGGGCAGCGAACTGGACGTGCTGCGTTCCGACGCCCGCCTGGCTGCCACCGAGGCCACGGTACCGCGCCTGCAGGCCGAGCAGGTGCGGGCTCGCAACCGCATCGCCACCCTGCTCGGCCAGCGGCCTGATCAGCTCAGCGTCGACCTGGCGCCGCGGCCTCTACCCGCCATATCCAAGGCGCTGCCGATTGGCGACCCTGGCGAGTTGCTGCGTCGCCGCCCGGACATTCGTGCTGCCGAGCGCGAGCTGGCCGCCGCGACCGCCCAGGTTGGCGTGGCCACGGCCGATCTGTTCCCACGGGTCAGCCTGTCCGGCTTCCTCGGTTTCACCGCAGGCCGTGGCTCGCAGTTGGGCTCATCGGCGGCGCGCGCCTGGAGCGTGGCCCCGACGATCAGCTGGGCCGCCTTCGATCTGGGCAGCGTTCGCGCTCGTTTGCGCGGTGCCGAAGCCGATGCCGATGGGGCACTGGCCGGTTACGAGCAGCAGGTGTTGCTGGCCTTGGAAGAGTCCGAGAACGCCTTCAGCGATTACGGCAAACGCCAGGAACGCCTGCTCGCATTGGTGCGTCAGTCGGAGGCCAGCCGTGCCGCGGCAGCCCAGGCCGGTTTGCAGTACCGCGAAGGTACGGCTGACTTCCTGGTGCTGCTCGACGCCGAACGCGAGCGGCTGGCTGCCGAAGACAGCCAGGCTCAGGCCGAGGTCGAGCTGTACCAGGGCATCGTCGCCATCTACAAGGCGCTGGGTGGAGGTTGGCAGCCGGCGTCCTGA
- a CDS encoding glycosyltransferase produces the protein MRKVLVIGYVWPEPRSSAAGSRMLELLGVFRGQGWQVTFASAAALSSHRADLSELQIAEVAVALNCDSFDNLVAKLQPDLVLFDRFFTEEQFAWRVERAWPQALRVLDTSDLHCLRDARHGLLKASQLACSNEAERQQVGPVHATARQLYAAMADGDMAQREIASIYRCDLTLMISEFEMSLLQEQFKVPAALLHDCALMLIPPALEKLPFAERQHFLSIGNFRHAPNWDAVLWLKHGLWPSIRARLPQAQLHVYGAYPPPKATALHNPKQGFHVLGWVDDAHQVMAQARICLAPLRFGAGIKGKLADAMACGTPSVTTPIGSEGMHGELSWPGSIATDANSFADAAVQLYADETRWLDAQRQGYALLDARFDRPLLGEALVTRLNRLFATREQHRQSNFVGAMLRHHQHKSTQYMSQWIAAKNAAIPVKADV, from the coding sequence ATGCGCAAGGTATTGGTCATTGGCTACGTCTGGCCGGAACCCCGTTCGTCCGCAGCGGGCAGCCGCATGCTCGAACTGCTCGGCGTGTTTCGCGGCCAGGGCTGGCAGGTCACCTTCGCCAGTGCTGCGGCGCTGTCTTCGCACCGCGCAGACCTGAGCGAGTTGCAGATCGCCGAAGTGGCCGTTGCCCTGAACTGCGACAGCTTCGATAACCTCGTCGCCAAACTGCAGCCGGATCTGGTGCTGTTCGACCGTTTCTTCACCGAAGAGCAATTCGCCTGGCGTGTCGAGCGCGCCTGGCCGCAGGCCCTGCGGGTCCTCGACACCAGCGACCTGCACTGCCTGCGCGATGCCCGTCACGGCTTGCTCAAGGCCAGCCAGCTGGCCTGTTCGAACGAAGCCGAGCGGCAGCAGGTCGGCCCGGTGCACGCCACTGCACGGCAGTTGTACGCGGCCATGGCGGACGGCGACATGGCGCAGCGGGAAATCGCGTCGATCTACCGTTGCGACCTGACGCTGATGATTTCCGAATTCGAGATGAGCCTGTTGCAGGAACAGTTCAAGGTGCCGGCAGCCCTGCTGCACGATTGTGCGTTGATGCTGATTCCGCCTGCGCTCGAGAAGCTGCCATTTGCCGAGCGGCAGCACTTTCTGAGCATCGGCAACTTCCGCCACGCGCCAAACTGGGATGCCGTGCTGTGGCTCAAGCATGGTCTGTGGCCATCGATCCGCGCGCGCCTGCCCCAGGCGCAGCTGCACGTGTACGGCGCCTACCCGCCGCCGAAGGCCACGGCACTGCACAACCCCAAACAGGGTTTTCATGTACTCGGCTGGGTCGACGATGCTCACCAGGTGATGGCTCAGGCGAGGATCTGTCTGGCCCCCCTGCGCTTCGGCGCCGGGATCAAGGGCAAACTGGCCGATGCCATGGCCTGCGGCACGCCCAGCGTGACCACGCCAATCGGTAGCGAAGGCATGCATGGCGAGCTGTCGTGGCCCGGTAGCATCGCGACCGACGCCAACTCATTCGCCGATGCGGCGGTGCAGCTGTACGCGGACGAAACGCGCTGGCTCGACGCGCAGCGGCAGGGATATGCCCTGCTCGACGCGCGCTTCGATCGCCCTCTGCTCGGCGAAGCGCTGGTGACCCGCCTGAATCGGCTGTTCGCGACCCGAGAGCAACATCGTCAGAGCAATTTCGTGGGGGCCATGCTGCGTCACCATCAGCACAAGAGCACCCAGTACATGTCCCAGTGGATCGCAGCCAAGAATGCGGCTATACCGGTAAAAGCAGACGTTTGA
- the cysG gene encoding siroheme synthase CysG yields the protein MDFLPLFHKLQDRRVLVIGGGEIALRKARLLADAGACLRVVSPEVGSELRELVEQGTGELRLRNYQPDDLSGVSLVIAATDDEALNAQVSQQAQAIGLPVNVVDAPAQCSVIFPAIVDRSPLIVAVSSGGDAPVLARLIRAKIETWIPATYGQLAGLAKVFRAQVKSLFPDVQQRRVFWEDVFQGSIAESVFAGKLGEARRLLEDKVSGAAPRALGEVYLVGAGPGDPDLLTFRALRLMQQADVVLYDRLVAPAIIELCRRDAERIYVGKRRADHAVPQEQINQRLIDLAKAGKRVLRLKGGDPFIFGRGGEEIEQLAAHGIPFQVVPGITAASGCSAYAGIPLTHRDHAQSVRFVTGHLKDGSADLPWSELIAPSQTLVFYMGLVGLPTICQQLVAHGRAASTPAALVQQGTTENQRVFTGTLANLPDLVARHEVHAPTLVIVGEVVQLREKLAWFEGAQDTAR from the coding sequence ATGGACTTTCTTCCCCTGTTCCACAAACTGCAGGATCGCCGCGTGCTGGTGATCGGCGGCGGCGAGATCGCCCTGCGCAAGGCGCGCCTGCTGGCCGATGCCGGGGCCTGTCTGCGCGTAGTCTCGCCCGAGGTGGGCAGTGAGCTGCGCGAACTGGTGGAGCAGGGCACGGGCGAGTTGCGCCTGCGCAACTACCAGCCCGACGATCTGAGCGGCGTATCGCTGGTGATTGCCGCGACCGATGACGAAGCCCTGAATGCCCAGGTATCCCAACAGGCTCAGGCCATCGGCCTGCCGGTCAACGTGGTGGATGCACCTGCGCAGTGCAGCGTGATCTTTCCTGCCATCGTCGACCGCTCGCCATTGATCGTTGCGGTCAGCAGCGGCGGTGATGCGCCAGTGCTGGCCCGGCTGATTCGCGCCAAGATCGAAACCTGGATTCCGGCTACCTACGGTCAGCTGGCCGGTCTGGCTAAAGTCTTCCGGGCACAGGTCAAGAGCCTGTTTCCCGACGTGCAGCAGCGCCGGGTGTTCTGGGAAGACGTATTTCAGGGGTCGATCGCGGAAAGCGTGTTCGCCGGCAAACTAGGCGAAGCCCGCCGCCTGCTGGAGGACAAGGTCAGTGGTGCCGCGCCTCGGGCGCTGGGTGAGGTGTATCTGGTCGGTGCAGGCCCGGGCGATCCCGATCTGCTGACCTTCCGCGCCCTGCGCCTGATGCAGCAAGCCGATGTGGTGCTCTACGATCGCCTGGTCGCTCCTGCGATCATCGAACTGTGCCGCCGCGATGCCGAACGCATCTACGTTGGCAAGCGTCGCGCCGATCACGCCGTTCCTCAGGAACAGATCAACCAGCGCCTGATCGACCTGGCCAAGGCCGGCAAGCGCGTGCTGCGCCTCAAGGGCGGAGATCCGTTCATCTTCGGCCGGGGTGGCGAAGAGATCGAGCAACTGGCCGCCCATGGCATTCCCTTCCAGGTGGTACCGGGGATCACCGCGGCCAGCGGCTGCTCCGCGTATGCGGGCATTCCGCTGACCCATCGCGATCACGCGCAATCGGTGCGATTCGTCACCGGCCACCTCAAGGACGGCAGCGCCGACCTGCCCTGGTCGGAGCTGATCGCGCCCAGTCAGACCCTGGTGTTCTACATGGGCCTGGTCGGCCTGCCGACCATCTGCCAGCAACTGGTCGCCCACGGCCGTGCCGCGAGCACACCGGCAGCACTGGTGCAGCAGGGCACCACGGAAAATCAGCGGGTATTTACCGGCACCCTGGCCAATCTGCCCGACCTGGTCGCACGCCACGAGGTGCACGCGCCCACGCTGGTGATCGTCGGCGAAGTGGTGCAGTTGCGGGAAAAACTGGCCTGGTTCGAGGGCGCCCAGGACACGGCTCGATAG
- a CDS encoding disulfide bond formation protein B, protein MSRSTTPAPLLLVIALASAAMLAGALIAQHVFGWEPCTLCVQIRLWLALTTVIALLLSAAAAARQTWLAVLLWPLLLAASGMALIDNAHVTLIELGVMESFSCSPFPFYYQTLPLHEYWPGVFMSGGICGQNDYKILGLPFTVWTLASIAALFALVLFTLWRSIRGKR, encoded by the coding sequence ATGTCCCGCTCTACCACGCCCGCCCCGCTACTGCTCGTGATCGCTCTGGCCAGCGCCGCCATGCTCGCCGGCGCGCTGATCGCGCAACACGTCTTTGGCTGGGAGCCTTGCACGCTGTGCGTGCAGATCCGTCTGTGGCTGGCCCTGACCACCGTCATCGCCCTGCTGCTCAGCGCCGCCGCAGCGGCCCGGCAGACCTGGCTGGCGGTGCTGCTGTGGCCGCTGCTGCTCGCCGCCAGCGGCATGGCGCTGATCGACAACGCCCACGTCACGCTCATCGAGCTGGGCGTCATGGAGAGCTTCAGCTGCTCGCCCTTCCCCTTCTACTACCAGACCCTGCCTCTGCACGAGTACTGGCCGGGCGTGTTCATGAGCGGTGGCATCTGCGGGCAGAACGATTACAAGATTCTCGGCCTGCCCTTCACCGTCTGGACCCTGGCAAGCATCGCCGCGCTGTTCGCGCTGGTGCTGTTCACCCTGTGGCGCAGCATCCGCGGCAAACGCTGA